The Rubrobacter naiadicus genome contains a region encoding:
- the dapC gene encoding succinyldiaminopimelate transaminase: MEHETPVKRLILNPALESGGDYPLLRLDERRRELEQRGVELFDFGTGDPREPTDERIRQALTNAVPEVSRYPTVSGSRELREAFCGWMRRRHGVTLDPETEVIPANGSKEAIFHLPFAFLHHSHARKGVAYGTPGYPVYERGTAYAGGEPLPVHLRREDGFLLPLEEVDPERTRMLWINYPHNPTGSSAPRAYLEEVAAFCREHDILLLSDECYNEIYSGEPPPSILEVSRERTLAVCSLSKRSGMTGYRTAMIAGDAEMISALKRMRPSVGVATPSFVQAAATAAWSDDAHVERRRRIFGEKRALFTEFFERTGIPYLPTEASFYLWVAAPGGDDEAYALRLLEEGIIVAPGRSFGPGGEGYVRVALVPSIEECRRAIGRWERIEG, from the coding sequence ATGGAACACGAAACCCCGGTGAAACGGCTGATCCTGAACCCCGCGCTCGAATCCGGCGGTGACTACCCCCTCCTGCGGCTCGACGAACGCCGCCGGGAGCTGGAGCAGCGGGGCGTCGAGCTCTTCGACTTCGGCACCGGTGATCCGCGCGAGCCGACCGACGAGAGGATAAGGCAGGCCCTTACAAACGCCGTCCCAGAGGTGAGCCGGTACCCGACCGTGAGCGGCTCGAGGGAACTGCGCGAGGCTTTCTGCGGCTGGATGCGGCGCCGCCACGGCGTGACGCTAGACCCGGAGACGGAGGTTATCCCCGCGAACGGCTCCAAGGAAGCGATCTTCCACCTCCCGTTCGCCTTTCTGCACCACTCCCACGCCCGCAAAGGCGTCGCCTACGGCACGCCGGGCTACCCGGTCTACGAGCGCGGGACCGCCTACGCCGGGGGGGAGCCGCTGCCGGTGCACCTGCGCCGCGAGGATGGTTTTTTGCTACCGCTCGAGGAGGTAGACCCGGAGAGGACCAGGATGCTCTGGATCAACTACCCGCACAACCCGACGGGCTCCTCCGCCCCCCGCGCCTACCTGGAGGAGGTGGCCGCCTTCTGCCGCGAGCATGACATCCTGCTCCTCTCCGACGAGTGCTACAACGAGATCTACTCCGGCGAGCCGCCGCCTTCGATACTGGAGGTGAGCAGGGAGCGCACCCTGGCCGTCTGCTCTCTGTCCAAGCGCAGCGGCATGACCGGTTACCGCACGGCGATGATCGCCGGGGACGCGGAGATGATCTCCGCCCTGAAGAGGATGCGACCCTCCGTCGGTGTCGCGACCCCCTCCTTCGTGCAGGCCGCAGCGACCGCCGCTTGGTCCGACGACGCCCACGTCGAGCGTCGCCGGCGCATCTTCGGCGAGAAGCGCGCGCTCTTCACGGAGTTCTTCGAGAGGACGGGCATCCCCTACCTCCCCACAGAGGCGAGCTTCTACCTGTGGGTCGCAGCCCCCGGCGGGGACGACGAGGCGTACGCCCTGCGGCTGCTCGAGGAGGGCATCATAGTCGCCCCCGGACGCTCGTTCGGCCCCGGAGGAGAGGGCTACGTAAGGGTCGCGCTCGTCCCCTCGATTGAGGAGTGCCGCAGGGCCATAGGGCGCTGGGAGAGGATCGAAGGTTAG
- a CDS encoding ABC transporter ATP-binding protein translates to MHADAIVETRNLTKRYGRINAVDGLDLTVRRGEVYGFLGPNGAGKTTTLRMLLGLVRPTSGSASVLGGEPGAPEGLKRVGALVESPAFYPYLSGRDNLRVIARYCGAPPSRVDEMLETVELSGRAKDRFKKYSLGMKQRLGVAAALLKDPELLILDEPTNGLDPKGMADMRELIRRLGRGERTVLLSSHLLGEVEQICDRVGVIRKGHLVAEGTVAELRSKAGLLVRAAPLEDAAKIAEGLVGVEEVEVSGGLLRLTTDPGRAAEINRRLVSAGLDVSELRPAEQSLEEVFLELTAEEVV, encoded by the coding sequence ATGCACGCTGATGCGATAGTCGAGACCCGAAATCTGACCAAGCGCTACGGCCGGATAAATGCCGTGGACGGCCTCGACCTCACGGTGCGCCGGGGCGAGGTCTACGGCTTCCTCGGCCCCAACGGCGCCGGCAAGACCACCACCCTCAGGATGCTGTTGGGCCTGGTCCGCCCGACTTCCGGTTCGGCGAGCGTGCTCGGCGGGGAGCCGGGGGCTCCTGAGGGCCTGAAGAGGGTGGGCGCGCTGGTGGAGTCCCCCGCCTTCTACCCCTACCTTTCAGGCAGAGACAACCTCAGGGTGATCGCCCGCTACTGTGGTGCGCCGCCCTCACGGGTGGACGAGATGCTCGAGACGGTCGAGCTCTCGGGGAGGGCCAAAGACAGGTTCAAGAAATATTCGCTCGGGATGAAGCAGCGGCTCGGGGTGGCCGCGGCGCTCCTGAAGGACCCGGAGCTCCTCATCCTCGACGAGCCTACCAACGGGCTGGACCCGAAGGGGATGGCGGACATGCGCGAGCTGATAAGGAGGCTCGGTCGCGGCGAGAGGACCGTGCTGCTCTCCAGCCACCTCCTCGGGGAGGTCGAGCAGATCTGCGACCGGGTCGGCGTGATCCGCAAGGGCCACCTCGTCGCCGAGGGCACCGTCGCCGAGCTGCGCAGTAAAGCAGGCCTGCTCGTGCGCGCCGCGCCGCTGGAGGACGCCGCGAAGATAGCGGAGGGGCTCGTGGGCGTCGAAGAAGTCGAGGTCTCGGGCGGCCTGCTGAGGCTCACCACCGACCCGGGACGCGCCGCCGAGATAAACCGCAGGCTCGTCTCAGCGGGCCTGGACGTCAGCGAGCTCAGGCCGGCGGAGCAGTCGCTGGAGGAGGTCTTCCTGGAACTTACTGCAGAGGAAGTGGTCTGA
- a CDS encoding ABC transporter ATP-binding protein, with protein MFPIELDGVTKSYGEVRALDGVSLRVRAGEIHGLLGPNGAGKTTLMRIIAGLVPQDSGEVFIAGLNVRDAPRRTRRAVGFVPDSPFLYRYLTGRQYLEFVADLWGLPEDEKIKAVEDGLKRFGLADRAQHVIGSYSFGMRQKLAVAGALLQGPTVLVLDEPLTGFDPPSSRFMKDFLRSFADAGRAVFLSTHILELAHGLCDRVSIISDGRIILERETDGDTSGFERSVLNAMDRSGGSS; from the coding sequence GTGTTTCCGATAGAGCTAGACGGGGTCACCAAGTCTTACGGCGAGGTGCGGGCATTGGATGGAGTGTCGCTCCGGGTGCGGGCAGGGGAGATCCACGGCCTGCTGGGCCCCAACGGTGCCGGCAAGACCACCCTCATGCGCATCATCGCCGGGCTGGTCCCGCAGGACTCCGGAGAGGTGTTCATCGCGGGTCTGAACGTGCGAGACGCTCCACGGCGAACACGCAGGGCCGTGGGCTTCGTACCGGATTCGCCCTTCCTCTACAGGTACCTGACCGGGCGGCAGTATCTGGAGTTCGTCGCCGATCTCTGGGGTCTTCCGGAGGATGAGAAGATAAAGGCCGTCGAGGATGGTTTGAAGCGGTTTGGCCTCGCAGATCGCGCGCAACACGTGATCGGCTCGTACTCGTTCGGTATGCGCCAGAAGCTGGCCGTGGCCGGAGCACTTCTGCAGGGGCCGACCGTGCTCGTTCTGGACGAACCTCTGACCGGGTTCGACCCGCCAAGCTCCCGGTTCATGAAAGACTTTCTGCGCTCCTTCGCAGACGCTGGGAGAGCTGTTTTCCTGTCGACCCACATCCTAGAGCTTGCCCACGGCCTCTGCGACCGCGTGAGCATAATATCCGACGGGAGGATAATCCTTGAGCGCGAGACCGACGGAGACACGTCCGGTTTCGAGCGGTCGGTGCTGAACGCGATGGATCGATCCGGTGGCTCATCTTGA
- a CDS encoding ubiquinol-cytochrome c reductase iron-sulfur subunit, with protein sequence MISRGRFIRLGAALGSGAAAGALLTACGGAGSSAGAQKGGSSTKKTIAKAANVPPGSAVKFTDAGQPAVLIHLKSGRFVAYSAVCTHMGCTVAYQKSSGDLVCPCHGSIYDPAHGAKVLRGPAPRPLPKIPVKIERGEIVEV encoded by the coding sequence GTGATCTCCCGCGGGCGGTTCATCCGGCTCGGGGCGGCACTCGGTTCCGGAGCCGCCGCTGGGGCGCTGCTCACCGCCTGTGGTGGAGCCGGGAGCAGCGCCGGCGCGCAGAAAGGTGGCTCTTCCACGAAGAAGACGATAGCGAAGGCTGCGAACGTGCCGCCGGGCTCGGCCGTGAAGTTCACCGACGCCGGTCAGCCGGCCGTCCTGATCCACCTGAAGAGCGGACGGTTCGTGGCCTACTCCGCGGTGTGCACCCACATGGGATGTACGGTCGCCTACCAGAAGTCTAGCGGGGATCTCGTCTGTCCCTGTCACGGGTCGATCTACGACCCGGCCCACGGAGCGAAGGTCCTGCGTGGCCCGGCCCCTAGGCCGCTTCCCAAGATCCCGGTGAAGATCGAGCGGGGTGAGATCGTAGAGGTTTAG
- a CDS encoding ABC transporter permease subunit: MLASFAAELLKLGKRPATWILWTIFGLSIVLLGYLLTYLLLTALYGGASSQGPRQDAPVAAKGAVAELYPRNVLATTLRSFGGIGAGVAFIFGALSVSGEYGWDTLKIVLTQRPGRLSVLAGKVTAVGVVVLVGAAAGLVLGALCSYSVSLAEGAPVSWPSAGRWLEALGAGWLILATNAYMGLFLAVLLRSGALSVGIGLVYLLVVEGLLTGLAAFNDRLETFVGALPGRNSTDLAAAFGQGALAPQSGPLPAEPVEPQQAALVLAAYLTGFVVLSALFFTRREVTS; encoded by the coding sequence ATGCTCGCGAGCTTCGCGGCGGAGCTGCTCAAGCTCGGGAAGCGCCCGGCGACGTGGATCCTCTGGACGATCTTCGGGCTCTCGATCGTGCTTTTGGGGTATCTGCTTACATATCTGCTGCTCACGGCGCTGTACGGCGGGGCTTCCTCGCAGGGACCCCGGCAGGATGCACCGGTCGCGGCAAAGGGCGCTGTCGCCGAGCTCTACCCGCGAAACGTGCTGGCCACCACCCTGCGGTCGTTCGGAGGGATCGGCGCAGGGGTGGCCTTTATCTTCGGCGCGCTGTCTGTCAGCGGCGAATACGGATGGGATACCCTGAAGATCGTCCTGACGCAGCGTCCGGGCAGGCTCTCTGTGCTCGCGGGCAAAGTAACCGCGGTCGGGGTCGTAGTGCTCGTCGGCGCTGCCGCCGGCCTGGTGCTCGGCGCCCTGTGCAGCTACTCGGTCTCCCTCGCCGAAGGAGCCCCCGTAAGCTGGCCATCTGCAGGCCGGTGGCTCGAAGCGCTCGGGGCGGGCTGGCTGATCCTCGCCACCAACGCCTACATGGGCCTCTTCCTCGCCGTCTTGCTTCGCAGCGGCGCCCTGAGCGTCGGGATCGGGCTCGTCTACCTGCTCGTCGTGGAGGGCCTTCTGACCGGCCTTGCGGCTTTCAACGATCGCCTGGAGACCTTTGTTGGAGCGCTGCCCGGCCGCAACTCTACAGACCTCGCGGCAGCTTTCGGTCAGGGCGCTCTGGCTCCGCAGTCCGGTCCTCTCCCTGCAGAGCCCGTAGAACCTCAGCAGGCCGCGCTCGTGCTGGCAGCCTACCTGACAGGGTTTGTAGTGCTCTCCGCGCTCTTCTTCACCCGGCGAGAGGTCACATCCTGA
- a CDS encoding 2,3,4,5-tetrahydropyridine-2,6-dicarboxylate N-succinyltransferase produces MRERIEAAYRDRGLLEEEEYRQAVFDAIAALDRGEIRVAEKHGGEWRSNAWVMQAINLYFVVAEMRTITSGPFEYRDRIPTKKNLAEAGVRVVPPGTVRYGAYVEPGVVVMPGYVNIGAWVGSGTMVDTWATVGSGAQIGRNVHLSGGAGIGGVLEPPGAMPVVIEDGAFIGSRAIVVEGVRVGEEAVLGANVVLTASTPIIDVTGEEERVYRGYVPPRSVVVAGSRPREFPSGTYQLQAALIIGRRRESTDRKTSLNQALREFGVPS; encoded by the coding sequence TTGAGAGAGAGGATAGAGGCCGCCTATCGAGACCGCGGTCTGCTCGAGGAAGAGGAGTACAGGCAGGCTGTCTTCGACGCCATCGCGGCCCTGGACCGCGGTGAGATCCGGGTCGCCGAGAAGCACGGCGGCGAGTGGCGCTCGAACGCCTGGGTGATGCAGGCGATAAACCTCTACTTCGTCGTAGCCGAGATGCGCACGATAACCTCGGGTCCCTTCGAATACCGCGACAGGATCCCGACGAAGAAGAACCTCGCCGAGGCGGGGGTGAGGGTCGTGCCGCCGGGGACGGTGCGTTACGGGGCCTACGTCGAGCCCGGGGTGGTCGTGATGCCCGGCTACGTCAACATCGGGGCCTGGGTCGGGAGCGGGACGATGGTCGACACCTGGGCGACGGTAGGTTCGGGCGCCCAGATCGGACGCAACGTCCACCTCTCCGGCGGCGCGGGAATAGGCGGGGTGCTCGAGCCGCCGGGGGCTATGCCGGTCGTGATCGAAGACGGAGCGTTCATCGGATCTCGCGCCATCGTCGTCGAGGGGGTGCGCGTCGGGGAGGAGGCGGTGCTGGGTGCGAACGTGGTGCTCACGGCCTCCACCCCGATCATCGACGTGACCGGCGAGGAGGAGCGGGTCTACCGCGGCTACGTCCCGCCGCGCTCGGTCGTCGTCGCGGGGAGCCGCCCGCGCGAGTTCCCGAGCGGCACCTACCAGCTTCAGGCGGCGCTCATCATCGGGCGGCGCAGGGAGTCGACCGACCGCAAGACCTCGCTCAACCAGGCGCTGCGCGAGTTCGGGGTGCCCTCTTGA
- the lysA gene encoding diaminopimelate decarboxylase: MDEFHSEGGALFCEDVPLSEIAREAGTPVYVYSHAALERAYRELDGAFSGAGLEHMICYAVKANGNLAVLRALSSFGAGADVVSGGELYRVMRAGFDPKKVVFSGVGKTEDELVSGLGERILMFNVESAGELECISRLAVMHGKRARVALRVNPDVEAETHPHIATGHSYAKFGIPLEEAAALARRMEEYRCVDLIGIHQHIGSQLLKTTPYVESVEKTAALVEDLRDAGHDIRYFNIGGGLGIRYHDEETPTPKELVEALRSSLAATGATILCEMGRYIAGNAGVLLTSVLYRKQGGEKTFLVADAGMNDLLRPSLYDAYHEVLPLEDGRGTVHADLVGPVCESGDFLARDRELPDAREGDVLAVMGAGAYGFSMASNYNSRRRPAEVLVRGDRWAVVREREHYADLIKGELVPAFL; the protein is encoded by the coding sequence TTGGACGAGTTTCACAGCGAGGGGGGCGCTCTCTTCTGCGAGGACGTACCCCTCTCCGAGATAGCCCGTGAGGCGGGGACCCCGGTCTACGTCTACAGCCACGCGGCGCTCGAGCGGGCCTACCGCGAGCTGGACGGGGCCTTCTCGGGGGCCGGGCTGGAGCACATGATCTGCTACGCGGTCAAGGCGAACGGCAACCTGGCCGTCCTGAGGGCGCTCTCCTCTTTCGGGGCCGGGGCGGACGTGGTCTCCGGCGGGGAGCTCTACCGGGTGATGCGGGCCGGCTTCGACCCCAAGAAGGTCGTCTTCTCCGGCGTGGGGAAGACGGAGGACGAGCTGGTGAGTGGTCTAGGGGAGCGCATCCTGATGTTCAACGTCGAGTCGGCGGGCGAGCTGGAGTGCATCTCGCGGCTCGCGGTGATGCACGGCAAGCGGGCCCGGGTGGCGCTCAGGGTCAACCCGGACGTCGAGGCCGAGACGCACCCGCACATCGCCACCGGGCACTCCTACGCCAAGTTCGGCATCCCCCTCGAGGAGGCCGCCGCGCTCGCGCGCAGGATGGAAGAGTACCGGTGCGTCGACCTGATCGGGATCCACCAGCACATCGGCTCCCAGCTGCTCAAGACCACCCCCTACGTCGAATCGGTCGAGAAGACGGCCGCGCTCGTCGAGGACCTGAGGGACGCCGGACACGACATCCGCTACTTCAACATCGGCGGGGGCTTAGGCATCCGCTACCACGACGAGGAGACACCCACCCCCAAGGAACTGGTCGAGGCGCTGAGATCCTCGCTCGCCGCGACGGGGGCCACGATACTCTGCGAGATGGGCCGCTACATCGCCGGCAACGCCGGGGTCCTTCTGACGAGCGTGCTCTACCGCAAGCAGGGGGGCGAGAAGACGTTCCTGGTCGCCGACGCCGGGATGAACGACCTGCTCCGCCCGAGCCTCTACGACGCCTACCACGAGGTGCTCCCGCTCGAGGACGGCCGGGGTACGGTACACGCCGACCTCGTCGGCCCGGTCTGCGAGAGCGGGGACTTCCTCGCCCGCGACCGCGAACTCCCCGACGCGCGCGAGGGGGATGTGCTGGCGGTGATGGGCGCCGGGGCGTACGGCTTCTCGATGGCCTCCAACTACAACTCCCGCCGCCGCCCGGCGGAGGTCCTGGTGCGGGGTGACCGCTGGGCCGTGGTGCGCGAGCGCGAACACTACGCCGACCTGATAAAAGGGGAGCTCGTACCGGCCTTCCTGTAA
- the dapE gene encoding succinyl-diaminopimelate desuccinylase has protein sequence MRERLLEALLFFLERPSVTGEEKRLCDDLEARLAGSGLWSVGRTSNNLVVRRRTPDPSRPKLVFAGHLDTVPEPEGGIPVRVEGDEVYGRGASDMKGGDALMLALMENLDWDEARVDPLFVFYEREEGPHEENGLGRVFEEYPEVLEARLALIPEPTAGALEAGCAGTAQVEVVFRGRSAHAARPWLGENAISKAGGFLAALHERMPEEVEVEGLGFYEVLTPTLARGGVATNVVPDEFRINVNHRFAPGRGRDHVERTFAKLAREHGFSFEVKDFAAGAPPALGDPLLQELASETEVRAKQGWTDVARFAAAGVPAANYGPGIPEQAHQDEEHVKLSVLEGCYRRLKDYLSAIRRAI, from the coding sequence TTGAGGGAGAGGCTGCTCGAGGCACTGCTCTTCTTCCTCGAGCGCCCGAGCGTCACCGGAGAGGAGAAGCGCCTCTGCGACGACCTCGAGGCGCGGCTGGCAGGCTCCGGGCTCTGGAGCGTCGGGCGCACCTCCAACAACCTCGTCGTCCGACGCCGCACCCCCGACCCTTCGCGCCCGAAGCTGGTCTTCGCCGGCCACCTGGACACCGTGCCGGAGCCGGAGGGCGGTATCCCGGTGCGGGTGGAGGGAGATGAGGTCTACGGCCGCGGGGCCTCGGACATGAAGGGCGGGGACGCCCTGATGCTCGCCCTGATGGAGAACCTGGACTGGGATGAGGCGCGGGTTGACCCCCTCTTCGTCTTCTACGAGCGGGAGGAGGGGCCGCACGAGGAGAACGGTCTCGGGAGGGTCTTCGAGGAGTATCCGGAGGTGCTGGAGGCGAGGCTCGCGCTCATCCCGGAGCCCACCGCCGGGGCGCTCGAGGCCGGCTGCGCCGGGACCGCGCAGGTCGAGGTCGTCTTCCGGGGAAGATCCGCGCACGCCGCGAGGCCCTGGCTGGGGGAGAACGCGATCTCGAAAGCCGGTGGGTTCCTCGCCGCGCTGCACGAGAGGATGCCGGAGGAGGTCGAGGTCGAGGGCCTCGGGTTCTACGAGGTTCTCACGCCAACCCTCGCCCGCGGCGGGGTCGCGACCAACGTCGTCCCGGACGAGTTTCGTATCAACGTCAACCACCGCTTCGCGCCGGGAAGGGGCCGCGATCACGTGGAGCGGACCTTCGCGAAACTGGCGCGCGAGCACGGGTTCTCCTTCGAGGTGAAGGATTTCGCCGCCGGGGCGCCCCCCGCGCTCGGTGACCCTCTGCTGCAGGAGCTCGCCTCGGAGACCGAGGTGCGGGCCAAGCAGGGCTGGACCGACGTCGCCCGCTTCGCCGCGGCCGGGGTCCCGGCTGCGAACTACGGTCCCGGCATCCCCGAGCAGGCCCACCAGGACGAGGAGCACGTGAAGCTCTCCGTACTCGAGGGATGTTACCGACGTCTGAAGGATTACCTCAGCGCCATCCGGAGGGCGATATAG
- a CDS encoding FTR1 family iron permease: MLQNFRLRRLLNPWSFAVALIAALVAGIMVWQAVEWGGNPPDPSQARNLSPASAILNSGILVFREGLEAILVLSAITAGLMRGKSGFWKPVATGSGVGFAATIATWFIVVAIISAVNAPALDVQAATGLLAILVLLVVMNWFFHKIYWTGWIGMHHRRRRQVMERSGGALSGAFWGLALLGFSAIYREGFEVVLFLQNLRLKVGSEEVLLGTAIGLVLTLGVAALTFSMQHKLPYKKMLIVTGVMLGLVLVVMVGESVQEMQLAHWLPTTTLPIPIPGWMGMWFAVFPTLEGLLAQAVAAFLVIGSYLGAEYARVWRPRQKAREEGREMTLRQSTREA; the protein is encoded by the coding sequence ATGCTGCAGAACTTCAGGTTGCGTCGCCTCTTGAACCCCTGGTCCTTCGCGGTGGCGCTGATAGCGGCGCTGGTCGCTGGGATCATGGTGTGGCAGGCGGTCGAGTGGGGTGGCAACCCGCCGGACCCGAGCCAGGCGCGCAACCTGAGCCCGGCCTCGGCGATCCTGAACAGCGGCATACTCGTCTTCCGCGAGGGGCTCGAGGCGATACTCGTCCTCTCGGCGATAACCGCCGGGCTCATGCGCGGCAAGAGCGGCTTCTGGAAGCCGGTCGCGACCGGATCGGGGGTGGGTTTCGCCGCAACGATAGCGACCTGGTTCATCGTCGTCGCGATAATCTCCGCGGTAAACGCGCCGGCGCTCGACGTGCAGGCCGCGACCGGGCTCCTGGCGATCCTGGTCCTCCTCGTGGTGATGAACTGGTTCTTCCACAAGATCTACTGGACCGGTTGGATCGGGATGCACCACCGCCGGCGCCGACAGGTGATGGAGCGCTCGGGGGGCGCGCTCTCCGGAGCGTTCTGGGGCCTCGCCCTGCTCGGCTTCTCCGCCATCTACCGGGAGGGCTTCGAGGTCGTCCTCTTCCTGCAGAACCTGAGGCTTAAGGTGGGCTCCGAGGAGGTGCTTCTGGGGACCGCCATCGGGCTCGTGCTCACCCTCGGCGTCGCCGCGCTAACCTTCTCCATGCAGCACAAGCTCCCCTACAAGAAGATGCTCATCGTCACCGGCGTGATGCTCGGGCTCGTGCTCGTCGTCATGGTCGGCGAGAGCGTGCAGGAGATGCAGCTCGCCCACTGGCTCCCGACCACCACCCTCCCGATACCCATCCCCGGCTGGATGGGGATGTGGTTCGCCGTCTTCCCCACCCTCGAAGGACTCCTCGCCCAGGCCGTCGCCGCCTTCCTGGTCATCGGATCCTACCTCGGCGCCGAGTACGCCCGCGTCTGGCGCCCGCGCCAGAAGGCCCGCGAGGAGGGGCGCGAGATGACCCTCCGCCAGAGCACCCGCGAGGCGTGA
- a CDS encoding uberolysin/carnocyclin family circular bacteriocin — MHPEQGRAGKLLINACMTDLATNLGISYYAAKKAIDIIVTFSNIALILSLLASVVGAGIFTAGIVAIAKRLALRYGERYAAAW, encoded by the coding sequence ATGCACCCAGAGCAGGGAAGGGCGGGTAAACTCCTAATTAATGCCTGCATGACCGATCTTGCGACCAACCTCGGCATCAGCTACTACGCGGCCAAAAAGGCCATCGATATAATCGTGACCTTCTCCAATATAGCGTTGATACTCTCGCTTTTGGCTTCGGTTGTCGGAGCGGGCATCTTTACTGCCGGCATCGTCGCCATTGCCAAGAGGCTGGCGCTGCGTTACGGCGAGAGGTACGCGGCAGCCTGGTAG
- a CDS encoding stage II sporulation protein M encodes MFYPGACLAGRFLRRNAILFALCLSCYLAGALAGGVMAVNGFSGGETIGADQFGAPGDPLGIASNNLVAVALVALGSVTFGVLAALLLFGNGMVAGIAVGAKLNEGWSPVEITAGVLPHGLLEIPGLLFAGVVGFKGLHWCLATIKGKSVENPFGDCLVGLALAALLIICAAPVEAYVTPVLMEAF; translated from the coding sequence GTGTTCTACCCCGGCGCCTGCCTGGCAGGACGTTTCCTGCGGCGTAATGCGATCCTCTTCGCTCTCTGTCTGAGTTGCTATCTGGCGGGTGCCCTTGCGGGAGGCGTAATGGCTGTGAACGGCTTCTCTGGAGGTGAGACGATCGGCGCAGACCAGTTCGGGGCACCAGGCGACCCGCTCGGGATCGCCAGCAATAACCTTGTAGCGGTCGCGCTGGTGGCGCTCGGCTCTGTCACCTTCGGCGTCCTCGCGGCGCTTCTCCTGTTCGGCAACGGGATGGTTGCCGGTATAGCAGTCGGCGCAAAGCTGAACGAGGGCTGGTCTCCGGTGGAGATCACCGCGGGGGTCCTGCCTCACGGTCTCCTCGAGATACCCGGGCTGCTGTTCGCTGGTGTCGTTGGTTTCAAGGGTTTGCACTGGTGTCTGGCGACGATAAAAGGCAAGTCAGTGGAGAACCCGTTCGGAGACTGCCTGGTCGGCCTGGCGCTCGCGGCTCTGCTGATAATCTGCGCTGCGCCCGTTGAGGCGTACGTGACGCCCGTGCTTATGGAAGCGTTCTGA